The following proteins are co-located in the Macadamia integrifolia cultivar HAES 741 chromosome 3, SCU_Mint_v3, whole genome shotgun sequence genome:
- the LOC122073025 gene encoding LOB domain-containing protein 36-like, which produces MASSSNSPCAACKFLRRKCTQECVFAPYFPPDQPTKFANVHKVFGASNVAKLLNELNPSQREDAVNSLAYEAEARLRDPVYGCVGLISILQHRLKQVQHDLTNAKKELANYIGPAAMLPLSHQHPHHQLLHPHHNPSSNTGPYGMSPVGLGMPAAQAQAQAQLLMREQQQQQQHHQQMLEAQHLAAVVAAREQQEMMRSYAQQQQQEELVRFNGGYDGTAAGGGGGFNQMSTALPSSLALAPFDNPFQIPQPQQEHQHQHHQHQRAGSDEIKNVDPSS; this is translated from the coding sequence ATGGCGTCGTCGTCCAATTCTCCGTGCGCCGCGTGCAAATTTCTTCGGCGGAAGTGCACACAAGAATGCGTGTTTGCGCCCTATTTCCCACCAGATCAGCCAACAAAGTTTGCGAACGTGCACAAGGTTTTCGGCGCAAGTAACGTTGCCAAGCTCCTCAACGAACTCAACCCCTCACAAAGAGAGGACGCCGTGAACTCCTTGGCGTATGAGGCAGAAGCGAGGCTTCGTGATCCCGTGTACGGCTGTGTGGGTCTTATCTCAATCCTTCAACACAGGCTGAAGCAGGTCCAGCACGATCTCACTAACGCAAAGAAGGAACTCGCAAACTACATAGGCCCAGCTGCGATGCTCCCTCTGAGCCATCAACACCCGCACCACCAGCTCCTGCATCCGCACCACAACCCTTCTTCCAACACAGGACCCTACGGAATGTCACCAGTAGGATTGGGTATGCCGGCAGCACAAGCGCAAGCACAGGCCCAGCTATTAATGAgagagcagcagcagcaacagcagcacCACCAGCAGATGCTGGAAGCACAACATCTAGCCGCCGTTGTAGCTGCTAGAGAGCAACAAGAAATGATGAGAAGCTACgcacagcaacagcaacaggaGGAGCTTGTCAGGTTTAATGGAGGCTATGATGGGACTGCCGCTGGGGGAGGTGGTGGTTTTAATCAGATGAGCACCGCGTTaccttcttccttggctttggcTCCATTCGATAACCCATTTCAGATCCCACAACCGCAACAAGAACACCAGCATCAGCATCATCAACACCAGAGAGCAGGGAGCGATGAGATTAAGAATGTTGATCCGTCTTCTTAA
- the LOC122073864 gene encoding 50S ribosomal protein L25 isoform X3, whose translation MARWWNAAAGELSRAVALSKPRASSSSSATISYHTIQAIPRDYTGSKIAARDRAQGRIPAVIFAQQFQELDPNESTISGDGSRISTTVSRKHLITTERKQIHSILKSVGPLFFCSTTFQLQIRAGAGSSHLLESGTVLPIKVHKDAETGKILNLVFAWANSGSELKVDVPIVFKGEDRCPGILKGNSLSVKWGKAVYIMSLYNPRSGRSLVHWEGN comes from the exons ATGGCGAGGTGGTGGAACGCCGCCGCAGGTGAGCTGAGCAGGGCCGTCGCGCTGTCGAAACCTAGggcttcatcatcatcatctgcaACTATATCGTATCATACTATACAGGCAATACCAAGAGATTACACAGGTAGCAAAATCGCCGCCAGGGACAGAGCCCAAGGCAGAATCCCTGCCGTCATCTTTGCCCAACAATTCCAAGAACTCGACCCTAATGAAAGTACGATTAGTGGCGATGGCAGTAGAATTAGCACAACGGTATCAAGGAAGCATCTCATCACAACTGAGAGGAAACAGATTCATTCCATTCTCAAGTCGGTAGGACCTCTCTTCTTCTGCTCTACCACCTTTCAGCTCCAAATTCGTGCCGGAGCCGGCTCCTCTCATCTCCTCGAGTCCGGAACAGTCCTTCCTATAAAG GTTCATAAGGATGCCGAGACGGGGAAAATCCTGAACCTAGTTTTTGCTTGGGCTAATAGTGGTTCAGAGTTGAAGGTCGATGTGCCAATCGTTTTCAAGGGAGAGGATCGTTGCCCTGGGATCCTGAAAG gaaacagcctctccgtgaagtggggtaaggctgtgtacataatGTCCCTCTACAACCCCCGCAGTGGcagaagcctcgtgcactgg
- the LOC122073864 gene encoding 50S ribosomal protein L25 isoform X2 — protein sequence MARWWNAAAGELSRAVALSKPRASSSSSATISYHTIQAIPRDYTGSKIAARDRAQGRIPAVIFAQQFQELDPNESTISGDGSRISTTVSRKHLITTERKQIHSILKSVGPLFFCSTTFQLQIRAGAGSSHLLESGTVLPIKVHKDAETGKILNLVFAWANSGSELKVDVPIVFKGEDRCPGILKGNSLSVKWGKAVYIMSLYNPRSGRSLVHWSLKKKIRDLGLFGSVAS from the exons ATGGCGAGGTGGTGGAACGCCGCCGCAGGTGAGCTGAGCAGGGCCGTCGCGCTGTCGAAACCTAGggcttcatcatcatcatctgcaACTATATCGTATCATACTATACAGGCAATACCAAGAGATTACACAGGTAGCAAAATCGCCGCCAGGGACAGAGCCCAAGGCAGAATCCCTGCCGTCATCTTTGCCCAACAATTCCAAGAACTCGACCCTAATGAAAGTACGATTAGTGGCGATGGCAGTAGAATTAGCACAACGGTATCAAGGAAGCATCTCATCACAACTGAGAGGAAACAGATTCATTCCATTCTCAAGTCGGTAGGACCTCTCTTCTTCTGCTCTACCACCTTTCAGCTCCAAATTCGTGCCGGAGCCGGCTCCTCTCATCTCCTCGAGTCCGGAACAGTCCTTCCTATAAAG GTTCATAAGGATGCCGAGACGGGGAAAATCCTGAACCTAGTTTTTGCTTGGGCTAATAGTGGTTCAGAGTTGAAGGTCGATGTGCCAATCGTTTTCAAGGGAGAGGATCGTTGCCCTGGGATCCTGAAAG gaaacagcctctccgtgaagtggggtaaggctgtgtacataatGTCCCTCTACAACCCCCGCAGTGGcagaagcctcgtgcactgg